The Gaiella occulta genome has a window encoding:
- a CDS encoding ATP-binding protein has translation MNEQPAQRVDAHPEKRFFVEMLTRDIELAPAIIDLVDNSIDGAKRLRPDEADDRYTGLWVKLRLSGDTFEILDSCGGFNREHAATYAFKFGRHPDQPATVGEVGQFGVGMKRAIFKIGREFKVAAMTDDDRWEVAVDVDTWLEDSEDWTFPLGDATDREPEVPGTLVRCGRLLPATSSRLSKAAFVSRVLSEISMRHALALQQGLSIEVNDRELVPRPPTLLASDALEPISYGEVLRTSDGVDVEMRLAAGLAAGEEEEEELDTDDPTLFTGADAAGWYVFCNGRALLFADRGRLTGWGDEVPRFHPQYRRFRGFVYLTGDSSAMPWNTAKTTVDEDSEIWAQARRHMVDALRKSITVMNRVKREVQQLPPEDRPLVSAIARSRPAGLEGLPERRVYKLPDPTPREASDSRRIAYSVSADTFAKASAALQTDRPSEIGQRTFRYWMRREVDPEFDD, from the coding sequence GTGAACGAGCAACCTGCACAGAGAGTTGACGCGCATCCCGAGAAACGCTTCTTCGTCGAGATGCTGACTCGAGATATCGAACTCGCGCCTGCGATCATCGACCTTGTCGACAACAGCATTGATGGGGCGAAGCGTCTCCGGCCGGACGAGGCCGATGATCGCTACACAGGCCTGTGGGTGAAGTTGCGGCTAAGCGGCGACACATTCGAGATTCTCGACTCCTGTGGCGGCTTTAATCGGGAGCACGCAGCGACGTACGCATTCAAGTTCGGACGCCATCCGGATCAGCCGGCAACCGTTGGCGAAGTCGGGCAGTTCGGAGTAGGCATGAAGCGGGCAATTTTCAAGATCGGTCGCGAGTTCAAGGTGGCAGCCATGACTGACGATGATCGCTGGGAGGTAGCGGTCGATGTCGACACCTGGCTCGAAGACTCCGAGGACTGGACATTTCCACTTGGGGACGCGACCGATCGAGAGCCGGAGGTGCCGGGCACGCTCGTCAGATGCGGCCGCCTGCTGCCAGCTACGAGCAGCCGTTTGAGCAAAGCAGCGTTCGTCTCCCGCGTCCTCAGCGAGATCTCGATGCGCCACGCCCTCGCCTTGCAGCAGGGCCTCTCGATCGAGGTCAACGACCGCGAGCTCGTCCCGCGGCCGCCGACGCTTCTGGCCTCAGATGCACTTGAGCCGATCTCCTACGGCGAGGTACTGAGGACCTCGGATGGCGTTGATGTCGAGATGCGCCTCGCCGCCGGCCTGGCTGCGGGAGAGGAGGAAGAAGAGGAGCTCGACACCGACGATCCGACGCTCTTCACCGGGGCCGACGCTGCCGGCTGGTACGTCTTTTGCAACGGCCGGGCGCTACTGTTTGCGGATCGCGGACGGCTGACCGGGTGGGGCGACGAGGTGCCACGGTTCCACCCGCAGTACCGACGCTTCCGCGGCTTCGTCTACCTGACAGGCGACAGCTCGGCGATGCCCTGGAACACGGCGAAGACGACCGTCGATGAGGACAGCGAGATCTGGGCGCAGGCGCGTCGCCACATGGTCGATGCGCTTCGGAAGTCGATCACCGTGATGAATCGTGTGAAACGCGAGGTGCAACAGCTGCCGCCTGAGGACAGGCCGCTCGTAAGCGCCATCGCGCGTTCGCGCCCGGCGGGACTCGAGGGCCTACCGGAGAGGCGCGTCTATAAGCTGCCCGACCCTACGCCACGGGAGGCCTCGGATTCACGGAGGATCGCCTACTCCGTCTCGGCGGATACCTTCGCGAAGGCTAGCGCTGCGCTCCAGACGGACCGTCCCTCGGAGATCGGACAGCGTACGTTCAGGTACTGGATGCGCCGGGAGGTCGATCCTGAGTTCGACGACTGA
- a CDS encoding DNA cytosine methyltransferase, translating to MPRIHPSSTPKDRQRLTAVELFCGAGGMALGFEQAGFDVLASVDADPVHLAAHERNFPLCEPVCGDISEIGANELVEAARRGWNRRYPRAPFAEPIDCIFGGPSCQGFSVIGPRRQDDPRNALVAQFARLVVEMRPRWLVMENVPGLVSPAYRPTLDAFYQTLRAAGYQVAEPWTLNARDHGVPQVRKRVFVVGAYEGEPLPIEPPAQPNPPTVAEALGDLPALARFRTLRERDALILRDDQFASMLRRQSGYVRRLNGLERDRDDLADQRDWDARLLTSVGVASHSDAVVARLRRLRLGERDEVGRLPKLDPRGLSPTLRAGTGRDHGSFTSARPIHYSSPRVIAVREAARLHGFPDWFGFHATKWHGFRQVGNAVPPPLARAVARAVVEAARVDPPRRTGEPLSLGSAALLGMTMGEAAERYGLDPKSLPVNVRALAARKTGKAA from the coding sequence GTGCCGCGCATTCACCCATCATCGACTCCCAAGGACCGGCAGCGGCTAACCGCCGTCGAGCTGTTCTGCGGTGCCGGCGGGATGGCTCTTGGTTTCGAGCAGGCCGGGTTCGATGTGCTGGCGTCGGTTGATGCCGATCCCGTCCACTTGGCCGCGCACGAGCGCAACTTTCCGCTGTGCGAGCCCGTGTGCGGGGACATTTCGGAGATCGGCGCGAACGAACTCGTGGAAGCTGCACGGCGTGGATGGAATCGCAGGTATCCGCGCGCGCCCTTCGCTGAACCCATCGACTGCATCTTCGGTGGCCCGAGCTGCCAGGGATTCTCAGTCATCGGCCCACGCAGGCAGGATGACCCGCGCAACGCGCTCGTGGCGCAGTTCGCGCGGCTGGTTGTCGAGATGCGGCCGCGCTGGTTAGTCATGGAGAACGTCCCCGGCCTCGTCAGTCCGGCCTACCGACCAACTCTCGATGCCTTCTACCAAACCTTGCGCGCTGCTGGTTACCAGGTCGCGGAGCCGTGGACGCTCAACGCTAGAGACCACGGCGTACCGCAGGTGCGCAAGCGCGTTTTCGTCGTCGGCGCCTACGAGGGAGAACCTCTGCCGATTGAGCCGCCCGCTCAGCCGAACCCGCCGACGGTTGCCGAGGCGCTTGGCGACCTTCCGGCTCTCGCTCGTTTCCGCACGCTCCGCGAGCGCGACGCGCTGATTCTGCGCGACGACCAGTTCGCTTCGATGCTTCGGCGCCAGAGCGGCTATGTACGGAGACTCAACGGACTCGAGCGCGATCGCGACGATCTCGCGGATCAGCGCGATTGGGACGCGCGGCTGCTGACCTCGGTCGGGGTGGCTTCGCACTCGGACGCGGTCGTCGCCCGTCTCCGGCGGCTTCGCCTGGGCGAGCGGGACGAGGTTGGCCGTCTGCCGAAACTTGACCCGCGCGGCCTATCACCGACGCTGCGCGCTGGCACTGGACGCGACCACGGCAGCTTTACATCGGCACGGCCCATTCACTACTCGAGCCCTCGCGTGATCGCGGTGCGCGAGGCGGCGCGACTGCACGGCTTCCCGGACTGGTTCGGTTTCCACGCGACGAAGTGGCACGGGTTTCGCCAAGTCGGCAATGCTGTGCCGCCGCCGTTGGCGCGCGCCGTCGCGCGTGCCGTCGTCGAGGCCGCGAGGGTCGATCCTCCTCGACGCACCGGCGAGCCGCTCTCGCTCGGGTCCGCCGCCCTGCTGGGCATGACAATGGGAGAAGCTGCCGAGCGGTACGGGCTCGATCCGAAGTCGCTGCCGGTTAACGTCCGTGCCCTTGCGGCGCGCAAGACAGGGAAGGCCGCGTGA
- a CDS encoding cobalamin-independent methionine synthase II family protein, which produces MPIRTEPIGSIPRPPSLIEGMHAAAEGRISGDELEALYAEAVRETIVSFEATGSPVITDGEQRKPSFATYPIHGLEGLAPDGVVIPFEDGHTRQLPRLTRGPFRYQTYADAYLVGAQRTATRPLKQAVISASALSLLYPQEGIDGYSREEFLSDLLREAETDIRRSLDRGAYCVQVDFTEARLSLKLDPSGGLLRDFVELNNDVLRRFSAEDRGRLGVHTCPGGDQDSTHSADVDYSDLLPTLFELQAGSFYVQLASEQDRRRVLGTIKANLRPGQRVFVGVTDPIDPRVETPEEVRDRVLEAAEFIPLAQLGTTDDCGFSPFGDDTSTARETAFAKVRSRVEGTELAARKLGV; this is translated from the coding sequence ATGCCGATTCGGACCGAGCCGATTGGGAGCATCCCCAGGCCGCCCTCGCTGATCGAGGGGATGCATGCGGCGGCCGAGGGTCGCATCAGCGGCGATGAGCTCGAGGCTCTCTATGCGGAGGCGGTACGAGAGACGATCGTGAGCTTCGAGGCGACCGGCTCTCCCGTTATCACCGACGGGGAACAGCGGAAGCCGAGCTTCGCGACGTACCCGATCCACGGCCTCGAGGGGCTCGCGCCCGACGGTGTCGTGATCCCGTTCGAGGATGGCCATACCCGGCAGCTGCCGCGGCTGACGCGGGGGCCGTTCCGCTACCAGACGTACGCCGACGCCTACCTCGTGGGCGCGCAGCGCACAGCCACGCGGCCGCTGAAACAGGCGGTGATCTCGGCCTCGGCGTTGAGCCTCCTGTACCCGCAGGAGGGCATCGACGGCTACTCACGCGAGGAGTTCCTCTCCGATCTGCTGCGCGAGGCGGAGACCGATATCAGGCGCTCGCTCGACCGTGGCGCGTACTGCGTCCAGGTTGACTTCACGGAGGCGAGGCTCTCGCTGAAGCTCGACCCGTCGGGCGGGCTGCTGCGCGACTTCGTCGAACTGAACAACGACGTTCTGCGCCGTTTCTCCGCCGAGGACCGCGGCAGGCTCGGTGTCCACACCTGCCCGGGCGGCGACCAGGACTCGACCCACAGCGCCGACGTCGACTACTCCGACCTGCTGCCGACCCTGTTCGAGCTGCAGGCGGGGAGCTTCTACGTCCAGCTCGCGAGCGAGCAGGATCGGCGCAGGGTGCTTGGCACGATCAAAGCGAACCTGCGGCCGGGGCAGCGGGTCTTCGTCGGTGTGACGGACCCGATCGACCCGAGAGTGGAGACGCCGGAGGAGGTTCGCGATCGGGTGCTCGAGGCGGCGGAGTTCATCCCGCTCGCTCAGCTCGGCACGACGGACGACTGCGGGTTCTCTCCGTTCGGCGACGACACGTCGACCGCGCGGGAGACCGCGTTCGCGAAGGTTCGATCCCGAGTCGAGGGCACCGAGCTCGCCGCACGCAAACTCGGCGTCTAG
- a CDS encoding AMIN-like domain-containing (lipo)protein, whose protein sequence is MRRVAAALVLLLLALGASGCGGGSDDVVGPGTTAPGGETTVAGTDQLEGASTATVSAAATSDETALLTDVRAAPHEGFDRVVLEFRNVVPGYEVGYVERPVLADGSGDEVTVDGGFVVQIRMEPALDADLGQETAPPTYTGPQRFSPGLPEVVELVRSGGFEGVLTWAVGLADRVDFRVTTLADPPRLVVDFRTR, encoded by the coding sequence ATGCGACGGGTCGCCGCCGCTCTCGTCCTGCTGCTCCTTGCCCTCGGCGCGTCCGGCTGCGGCGGCGGTAGCGACGACGTCGTCGGCCCGGGCACGACGGCGCCGGGCGGCGAGACCACGGTCGCAGGGACAGACCAGCTCGAGGGCGCCTCGACCGCGACGGTGTCGGCTGCCGCGACGAGCGACGAGACGGCGCTCCTCACCGACGTGCGGGCAGCGCCGCACGAGGGGTTCGACCGGGTCGTGCTCGAGTTCCGCAACGTCGTCCCCGGCTACGAGGTCGGCTACGTCGAGCGCCCCGTCCTCGCCGACGGGTCGGGCGACGAGGTGACGGTCGACGGCGGGTTCGTCGTGCAGATCCGCATGGAGCCGGCGCTCGACGCCGACCTCGGGCAGGAGACGGCGCCGCCCACCTACACGGGCCCGCAGCGCTTCTCTCCCGGGTTGCCCGAGGTGGTCGAGCTCGTGCGCAGCGGCGGCTTCGAGGGTGTGCTGACGTGGGCCGTCGGGCTCGCCGACCGCGTCGACTTCCGGGTCACGACGCTGGCCGACCCCCCGCGCCTGGTCGTCGACTTCCGCACCCGCTGA
- a CDS encoding acyl-CoA dehydrogenase family protein, which yields MGYDVLTGEQREIRDLVRTLARERIAPRAAEIDATHEFPWDVVELYREHGLFGLFHEERFGGTGTGTLLSLVAIEEVSKVCATSGLILAVQELGSLGLKLSGSEEQQARWLPRLASGEVLCAYALTEAGSGSDSAAMRTTARREGDEYVLDGSKRFITNAGVAGLYTVFAKTDPQAGHAGISTFLVEPGTPGFEVARLEPKMGIAGSTTGELVFDAMRVPAANRLGEEGTGFRLAMRILDRSRPGVAAQALGIAQGATDYALEYARSRETMGRPIAQHQLIAAKLADMETKTEAARGLLYRFGHMCDAGVDDAELTKASAMAKLYCGDVAMEVTTEAVQILGGYGYIKEYPVERMMRDAKITQIYEGTQEVQRLVIAREMLREQRALVGAGVG from the coding sequence ATGGGCTACGACGTTCTGACGGGCGAGCAGCGTGAGATCCGGGATCTCGTGCGGACGCTGGCGCGGGAGCGGATCGCGCCGCGCGCGGCGGAGATCGACGCCACGCACGAGTTCCCCTGGGACGTGGTGGAGCTCTACCGCGAGCACGGCCTGTTCGGGCTCTTCCACGAGGAGCGCTTCGGCGGCACGGGGACGGGGACGCTGCTCTCGCTCGTCGCGATCGAGGAGGTGTCGAAGGTCTGTGCGACGAGCGGGCTGATCCTGGCGGTGCAGGAGCTCGGCTCGCTCGGTCTCAAGCTGTCCGGCTCGGAGGAGCAGCAGGCGCGCTGGCTGCCGCGGCTGGCCTCGGGAGAGGTGCTCTGCGCATACGCCTTGACGGAGGCGGGGTCGGGGTCGGACTCGGCGGCGATGCGGACGACCGCGCGGCGCGAGGGGGACGAGTACGTTCTCGACGGCTCGAAGCGGTTCATCACGAATGCGGGCGTGGCGGGCCTGTACACGGTGTTCGCGAAGACCGACCCGCAGGCGGGCCACGCCGGGATCTCGACCTTCCTCGTCGAGCCGGGGACGCCCGGCTTCGAGGTGGCGCGGCTGGAGCCGAAGATGGGGATCGCCGGGTCGACGACCGGCGAGCTCGTCTTCGACGCGATGCGCGTGCCGGCCGCGAACAGGCTGGGAGAGGAGGGGACGGGCTTCCGCCTTGCGATGCGGATCCTCGACCGCTCCCGGCCCGGCGTGGCCGCGCAGGCGCTCGGGATCGCGCAGGGGGCGACCGACTACGCGCTCGAGTACGCGCGCTCGCGCGAGACGATGGGCCGGCCGATCGCGCAGCACCAGCTGATCGCCGCCAAGCTCGCCGACATGGAGACGAAGACCGAGGCCGCCCGCGGCCTGCTGTACCGGTTCGGCCACATGTGCGACGCCGGCGTCGACGATGCGGAGTTGACGAAGGCTTCCGCGATGGCGAAGCTCTACTGCGGCGACGTCGCGATGGAGGTGACGACCGAGGCGGTACAGATCCTCGGCGGCTACGGCTACATCAAGGAGTACCCGGTCGAGCGCATGATGCGCGACGCGAAGATCACGCAGATCTACGAGGGCACCCAGGAAGTGCAGCGCCTCGTCATCGCCCGCGAGATGCTCAGGGAACAGCGGGCGCTCGTCGGCGCGGGCGTCGGGTAG
- a CDS encoding methylmalonyl-CoA mutase family protein — MTSVRGPPKRTPQRHGRGAPRECGGRVSRACSARARYRRGVVTVHSGDLEQRRGVEVWRERFEATPARSGELCSTISGVPVEPLSTPDTVVVDYERDLGYPGRFPFTRGVYPSMYRGRLWTMRQFAGFGTAAETNERFRYLLAHGQTGLSTAFDMPTLMGLDSDHPRSLGEVGREGVAVDSLDDMRRLFAGIPLGEVSTSMTINAPAAMLLAFYLCVGEEQGVPRERLRGTIQTDILKEYIAQKEYIFPPEPSMRLVTDMVEFCAAEMPLWHPISISGYHIREAGSTAAQELAFTLQDGFTYVEWALERGLDVDSFAPRLSFFFNAHIDFFEEIAKYRAARRIWATVLRDRYGAKDERSLLMRFHTQTAGVSLTWQQPLVNVARTAIEALAAVLGGTQSLHTNSYDEALALPTEDAVRLALRTQQVIAHETGVVDAIDPLGGSYHVEALTNELERQAYAYFDRIERLGGMVEAIKQNFPQREIAEASFRYQSEVEARQRLVVGVNAHTVDDEAPIPILKIDPALESEQIERVRALRARRDAAAAEAALAELRRAAAGTGNLMPPIVAAAKADVTMGEMCDALRETWGTWRETPVF, encoded by the coding sequence ATGACGTCGGTGCGCGGGCCGCCGAAGCGCACGCCGCAGCGTCATGGTAGGGGAGCACCCCGGGAGTGCGGCGGACGTGTGTCGCGGGCCTGCTCCGCGCGTGCGCGCTATCGTCGTGGCGTCGTGACCGTCCATTCCGGAGATCTCGAGCAGCGGCGGGGCGTGGAGGTATGGCGGGAGCGCTTCGAGGCGACCCCGGCGCGCTCCGGCGAGCTGTGCTCGACGATCTCGGGTGTTCCCGTCGAGCCGCTGTCGACGCCGGACACGGTCGTGGTCGATTACGAGCGTGATCTCGGCTATCCCGGCCGGTTTCCGTTCACGCGCGGTGTGTATCCGTCGATGTACCGGGGGCGGTTGTGGACGATGCGCCAGTTCGCGGGCTTCGGGACGGCGGCGGAGACGAACGAGCGCTTTCGCTATCTGCTCGCGCACGGGCAGACGGGGTTGTCGACGGCGTTCGACATGCCGACGTTGATGGGGCTCGATTCCGACCATCCGCGCTCGCTCGGTGAGGTGGGCCGCGAGGGCGTGGCAGTCGATTCGCTGGACGACATGCGGCGGCTGTTCGCCGGGATCCCGCTCGGCGAGGTGTCGACGTCGATGACGATCAACGCGCCGGCGGCGATGCTGCTCGCGTTCTACCTGTGCGTGGGCGAGGAGCAGGGGGTGCCGCGCGAGCGGCTGCGCGGGACGATCCAGACGGACATCTTGAAGGAGTACATCGCGCAGAAGGAGTACATCTTCCCGCCGGAGCCGTCGATGCGGCTCGTCACCGACATGGTCGAGTTCTGCGCGGCGGAGATGCCGCTGTGGCATCCGATCTCGATCTCCGGCTACCACATCCGCGAGGCCGGGTCGACGGCGGCGCAGGAGCTCGCGTTCACGCTGCAGGACGGCTTCACGTACGTGGAGTGGGCGCTCGAGCGCGGCCTCGACGTCGACAGCTTCGCGCCGCGCCTGTCGTTCTTCTTCAATGCGCACATCGACTTCTTCGAGGAGATCGCGAAGTACCGGGCGGCGCGGCGCATCTGGGCGACGGTGCTGCGCGACCGCTACGGCGCGAAGGACGAGCGCAGCCTGCTGATGCGCTTCCACACGCAGACGGCGGGCGTGTCGCTGACGTGGCAGCAGCCGCTCGTGAACGTGGCGCGCACGGCGATCGAGGCGCTGGCGGCGGTGCTCGGCGGCACGCAGAGCCTGCACACGAACTCCTACGACGAGGCGCTGGCGCTGCCGACCGAGGACGCGGTGCGGCTGGCGCTGCGCACGCAGCAGGTGATCGCGCACGAGACGGGTGTCGTCGACGCGATCGACCCGCTGGGCGGCAGCTACCACGTGGAGGCGCTGACGAACGAGCTGGAGCGGCAGGCGTACGCGTACTTCGACCGCATCGAGAGGCTCGGCGGCATGGTCGAGGCGATCAAGCAGAACTTCCCGCAGCGCGAGATCGCGGAGGCGTCGTTTCGCTACCAGTCCGAGGTCGAGGCGCGGCAGCGGCTCGTGGTCGGCGTCAACGCCCACACGGTCGACGACGAGGCGCCGATCCCGATCCTCAAGATCGACCCGGCGCTCGAGAGCGAGCAGATCGAGCGCGTGCGGGCGCTGCGTGCCCGCCGCGACGCCGCCGCGGCGGAGGCCGCGCTCGCCGAGCTGCGGCGGGCCGCGGCCGGCACGGGCAACCTGATGCCGCCGATCGTCGCGGCGGCGAAGGCCGACGTCACGATGGGCGAGATGTGCGACGCTCTACGCGAAACGTGGGGAACGTGGCGCGAGACACCGGTGTTCTGA
- a CDS encoding glycogen debranching N-terminal domain-containing protein: protein MLTILEGSTFCVSDEIGDVEEGAEGLFADDTRMLSRCRLLVDGTSPLLLTSKAVEYFHAAHYLRNAPTARLPVDSLSIARERYIGQGLVERIAVRNESMEPRLFDVEIEFASDFADILLVKAHDFGFGDPANAAPLPTERGPRRAGPATLRVSGDDDGLATTISFSQDATFTGAGARFSLRLDPHEKWELTFEVTFGAGAQRGGSVGPAFRFGTELEHVREALGAWKLRVPRLRTSATDLQRSYERSIADLASLRLKGIEGIGELPAAGMPWFMTLFGRDTLVTSLQTLLFGPELAAGALRSLAALQAEADDPSIDAEPGKILHELRRGKAAKTWFPIYYGTADATPLFLILLSEVWRWTGDDALGRELKEPALRALAWMSDYGDRDGDGFVEYERRTPRGLENQSWKDSGDSQRFHDGSPARTPIAPVEVQGYVYDARRRMAELARAVWRDPALAERLDASADDLRRRFDEAFWIEERSTYALALDRDKRRVDSLCSNIGHLLWSGIVPEAKRAAVASSLSGDALWSGWGIRTMGVGEGAFNPLSYHNGTVWPHDTAIAAWGLARAGFWDLSHMLCRSLIEAAGSFDYSLPEVFAGFSRSETAFPVAYPTAARPQAWAAGAPVLCLRLLLGLRADTRAGRLVSDAPAPAWLGELKLDGVRALGKTWHVEIANGHIEVEETP from the coding sequence ATGCTGACGATCCTCGAGGGCTCGACGTTCTGCGTCAGCGACGAGATCGGCGACGTGGAAGAGGGAGCGGAAGGGCTGTTCGCGGACGACACGCGGATGCTCTCGCGCTGCCGGCTGCTCGTCGACGGCACCTCGCCCCTGCTGCTCACGTCGAAGGCCGTCGAGTACTTCCACGCGGCGCACTACCTCCGCAACGCGCCGACCGCACGGCTGCCCGTGGACTCGCTCTCGATCGCGCGCGAGCGCTACATCGGCCAGGGTCTGGTCGAGCGCATCGCGGTGCGAAACGAGAGCATGGAGCCGCGGCTGTTCGACGTCGAGATCGAGTTCGCGAGCGACTTCGCCGACATCCTCCTCGTCAAGGCGCACGACTTCGGCTTCGGCGACCCGGCCAACGCCGCCCCGCTGCCGACGGAGCGCGGGCCGCGCCGGGCAGGGCCGGCGACGCTGCGCGTGAGCGGAGACGACGACGGGCTCGCGACCACCATCTCCTTCTCGCAGGACGCGACGTTCACGGGCGCCGGGGCGCGCTTCTCGCTCCGGCTCGACCCGCACGAGAAGTGGGAGCTGACGTTCGAGGTCACCTTCGGGGCGGGCGCGCAGCGCGGGGGCTCGGTCGGGCCGGCGTTCCGCTTCGGCACCGAGCTCGAGCACGTGCGCGAGGCGCTCGGCGCGTGGAAGCTGCGCGTGCCGCGGCTGCGCACGAGCGCGACCGACCTGCAGCGCTCCTACGAGCGCTCGATCGCGGATCTCGCGTCGCTGCGGCTGAAAGGGATCGAGGGGATCGGCGAGCTGCCGGCCGCCGGGATGCCCTGGTTCATGACGCTCTTCGGGCGCGACACGCTGGTCACGTCGCTGCAGACGCTGCTGTTCGGGCCCGAGCTCGCGGCCGGCGCGCTGCGCTCGCTCGCGGCGCTGCAGGCCGAGGCCGACGATCCCTCGATCGACGCAGAGCCGGGGAAGATCCTGCACGAGCTCCGCCGCGGCAAGGCGGCGAAGACGTGGTTCCCCATCTACTACGGCACCGCGGACGCGACGCCGCTGTTCCTCATCCTGCTCTCCGAGGTATGGCGCTGGACGGGCGACGACGCGCTCGGGCGGGAGCTGAAGGAGCCGGCGCTGCGCGCGCTCGCGTGGATGAGCGACTACGGCGACCGCGACGGCGACGGGTTCGTGGAGTACGAGCGCCGCACGCCGCGCGGCCTCGAGAACCAGTCGTGGAAGGACTCGGGCGACTCGCAACGGTTCCACGACGGCTCGCCGGCGCGGACGCCGATCGCTCCCGTCGAGGTGCAGGGATACGTCTACGACGCGCGGCGGAGAATGGCGGAGCTCGCACGCGCCGTCTGGAGGGATCCGGCGCTCGCGGAGCGGCTCGACGCCTCGGCCGACGACCTGCGACGACGCTTCGACGAGGCGTTCTGGATCGAGGAGCGGAGCACCTACGCGCTCGCGCTCGACCGCGACAAGCGGCGGGTCGACTCGCTGTGCTCGAACATCGGCCACCTGCTGTGGTCGGGAATCGTGCCCGAGGCGAAGCGCGCGGCCGTCGCCTCGTCGCTCAGCGGCGACGCGCTGTGGTCGGGCTGGGGGATCCGCACGATGGGCGTCGGCGAAGGGGCCTTCAACCCCCTCAGCTACCACAACGGCACCGTGTGGCCCCACGACACCGCGATCGCCGCGTGGGGCCTCGCGCGCGCCGGCTTCTGGGATCTCTCCCACATGCTCTGTCGCAGCCTGATCGAGGCGGCCGGCTCCTTCGACTACTCGCTGCCCGAGGTGTTCGCCGGCTTCTCCCGCTCCGAGACCGCGTTCCCGGTCGCCTACCCGACGGCCGCCCGGCCGCAGGCGTGGGCGGCGGGCGCCCCTGTGCTGTGCCTCAGGCTCCTCCTCGGCCTCCGCGCCGATACGCGCGCCGGTAGACTTGTCAGCGACGCGCCGGCGCCGGCCTGGCTGGGCGAGCTGAAGCTCGACGGGGTGCGCGCGCTCGGGAAGACATGGCATGTGGAGATCGCAAACGGTCACATCGAGGTAGAAGAGACACCATGA
- a CDS encoding glycosyltransferase family 4 protein: MNVALFSPVWFPVPPDRYGGIEAVVHLLADGLVDAGVDVTLFASGDSSTTAELVSVFDRAPSERIGQSFWELQHALACLELIDEFDIVHDHSGLVGLTLFGLTRRPLLHTVHGPLTGEPGEVYERVCRVVPDAGLVSLTLNQRRPRPHLPWVANVHNAIDTSRYPCDRRPGESLLFLGRMSPDKGAHRAIEIARRTGRPLKIAAKCRETEEIAYFEQHVEPHLGDGIEYMGEVGHAEKCALLQEAHALLMPIDWEEPFGLVMIEALACGTPVVAMRRGSVPELLRHGRTAYIADDLDDMVAGVDRVGELDPSVLRAEAERRFSVAKMVSGYVAAYETMISPERSDERGALFAA; encoded by the coding sequence ATGAACGTCGCGCTGTTCAGCCCGGTCTGGTTCCCCGTGCCTCCCGACCGCTACGGCGGCATCGAGGCGGTGGTACATCTGCTGGCAGACGGGCTCGTGGACGCCGGCGTCGACGTGACGCTCTTCGCGTCCGGCGACTCGAGCACCACCGCCGAGCTCGTCTCCGTCTTCGACCGCGCTCCGAGCGAGCGCATCGGCCAGAGCTTCTGGGAGCTCCAGCACGCGCTCGCCTGTCTGGAGCTGATCGACGAGTTCGACATCGTCCACGATCACTCCGGCCTCGTCGGCCTCACCCTGTTCGGGCTCACGCGGCGGCCGCTGCTGCACACGGTGCACGGACCGCTCACCGGCGAGCCGGGAGAGGTGTACGAGCGCGTGTGCCGGGTCGTGCCCGACGCGGGCCTCGTCTCGCTCACCCTCAACCAGCGCAGGCCCCGGCCGCACCTGCCCTGGGTGGCGAACGTGCACAACGCGATCGACACGTCCCGCTATCCGTGCGATCGCCGCCCCGGCGAGTCGCTGCTCTTCCTCGGGCGCATGAGCCCCGACAAGGGTGCACACCGCGCGATCGAGATCGCCCGCCGCACGGGAAGGCCGTTGAAGATCGCGGCCAAGTGCCGCGAGACGGAGGAGATCGCCTACTTCGAGCAGCACGTCGAGCCGCACCTCGGCGACGGGATCGAGTACATGGGCGAGGTCGGGCACGCCGAGAAGTGCGCGCTCCTGCAGGAGGCCCACGCGCTCCTCATGCCGATCGACTGGGAGGAGCCGTTCGGCCTCGTCATGATCGAGGCGCTCGCATGCGGAACGCCGGTCGTCGCCATGCGCCGCGGCTCGGTGCCGGAGCTCCTCCGCCACGGCCGCACGGCCTACATCGCCGACGATCTCGACGACATGGTCGCGGGCGTCGATCGCGTCGGCGAGCTCGACCCGTCCGTGCTGCGCGCCGAGGCGGAGCGGAGGTTCTCGGTCGCGAAGATGGTGAGCGGATACGTCGCCGCCTACGAGACGATGATCTCTCCCGAGCGGAGCGACGAGCGCGGCGCTCTCTTCGCCGCCTGA